A stretch of Desulfurivibrio alkaliphilus AHT 2 DNA encodes these proteins:
- a CDS encoding NAD(P)/FAD-dependent oxidoreductase, translating to MKQKIVILGGSFGGLTAAFELRRRLADKAEITLLNPEADFVFLPSLPWVVTGRRDLARISLPLAPLLAARGINFVQAAATGVKPAEQRVESQRGSFGYDYLVIATGPHLAWEEIAGLGPEGGHTHCVFTAAHARAGRQAWQQLLSRPGPLILGSTQRASCFGPYYELAFDFDHQLRRRKLRHKVPITYVSSEPYPGHMGIDGPGRARRFIEDEFARRDIRVLTNRAVAGVEPGGLHLADGEKLPFQLAMLGPPFKGVAAVAGLGNERGFIPVDDHYRHRQHENIYAVGVAMALAPPEPTPIPTGVPKTGYMTVRMAKVAAAHLASRLTNQPPPDPEELSAICLMDMGNTAAFILAQPILPPRQRAVMRQGRWALWAKAALERYILWKMGHGISRLP from the coding sequence ATGAAGCAAAAGATCGTTATCTTAGGCGGCTCTTTCGGCGGCTTGACCGCCGCCTTTGAGTTGCGCCGGCGGCTGGCGGATAAGGCGGAGATCACCCTGCTCAACCCGGAGGCAGATTTTGTTTTCCTGCCGTCATTGCCCTGGGTGGTCACCGGTCGACGCGATCTGGCGCGAATTTCATTGCCGCTGGCCCCGCTGCTGGCCGCCCGGGGCATCAACTTTGTCCAGGCTGCCGCCACCGGGGTTAAGCCGGCGGAGCAGCGGGTGGAGAGCCAGCGGGGGTCTTTCGGCTACGACTACCTGGTGATCGCCACCGGCCCGCATCTGGCCTGGGAGGAAATTGCCGGGCTGGGTCCGGAGGGCGGGCACACCCACTGCGTTTTCACCGCAGCCCACGCCCGGGCCGGACGCCAGGCCTGGCAGCAACTGCTTTCCCGGCCCGGCCCGCTTATCCTGGGCTCCACCCAGCGGGCCAGCTGTTTTGGCCCCTACTATGAACTGGCCTTCGATTTCGACCACCAGTTGCGCCGCCGTAAGCTGCGCCACAAGGTGCCCATCACCTACGTCAGCTCCGAGCCATACCCCGGCCATATGGGAATCGACGGGCCGGGGCGGGCCCGGCGCTTTATCGAGGATGAGTTTGCTCGGCGCGACATCAGGGTGTTGACCAACCGGGCAGTGGCCGGGGTGGAGCCCGGCGGCCTGCATTTGGCAGACGGCGAGAAGCTGCCCTTCCAGTTGGCAATGCTGGGGCCGCCCTTCAAAGGGGTGGCGGCGGTGGCCGGCCTGGGCAATGAGCGGGGCTTTATCCCGGTGGATGACCATTACCGCCACCGGCAACATGAAAATATTTACGCGGTGGGCGTGGCCATGGCCCTGGCTCCCCCGGAACCCACCCCGATCCCCACCGGGGTGCCGAAGACCGGCTACATGACGGTGCGGATGGCCAAGGTTGCCGCCGCCCACCTGGCCTCCCGCTTAACCAACCAACCACCGCCCGACCCGGAAGAGTTGAGCGCCATCTGCCTGATGGATATGGGCAACACCGCCGCCTTCATCCTGGCCCAGCCGATCCTGCCGCCACGCCAGCGGGCGGTGATGCGCCAGGGGCGCTGGGCGCTTTGGGCCAAGGCGGCCCTGGAGCGCTACATCCTATGGAAGATGGGCCACGGGATCAGCCGCTTGCCGTAA
- the pstC gene encoding phosphate ABC transporter permease subunit PstC, producing MPRFNHRLEQLFAATVTSLTVAALLTLLFIIGFILKESLLIFQQVAPLDFLFGREWRPLSPQVRLGLWPFLTASLAVTALALLLALPVAIGAALFLAFRCPPRLRRSLLGLINLLAGIPSVIYGFIGIMVLLPLFERWFGMSSGDSLLAGGIVLAVMILPFIIATSSESMAAAARGHLQASRSLGVSQGYMLRNLVLPAARFGILAGSILGVSRAMGETMAVMMVVGNSPLPPTALLERVQPIPSLIALEIGSAPLGSLHYHALFGAALVLLLMLLAINLFFYFLRQRLSG from the coding sequence ATGCCGCGATTCAATCACCGCCTGGAGCAACTGTTCGCCGCAACCGTCACCAGCCTGACGGTTGCGGCTCTGTTGACCCTGCTCTTTATTATCGGTTTCATCCTCAAGGAGTCGTTGCTGATTTTCCAGCAGGTGGCGCCGCTGGATTTCCTCTTCGGCCGCGAATGGCGCCCGCTCTCCCCGCAGGTTCGCCTTGGCCTGTGGCCCTTCCTCACCGCCAGCCTGGCGGTGACCGCCCTGGCCCTGCTGCTGGCGCTGCCGGTGGCGATCGGCGCCGCGCTGTTTCTGGCCTTCCGCTGTCCACCTCGCTTGCGGCGGTCGCTGCTGGGCTTGATCAACCTGCTGGCCGGCATACCTTCGGTTATCTACGGCTTTATCGGCATCATGGTGTTGCTGCCGCTGTTTGAACGATGGTTTGGCATGAGTTCCGGCGACTCCCTGCTGGCCGGCGGCATTGTGCTGGCGGTCATGATCCTGCCCTTTATCATCGCCACCAGCAGTGAAAGCATGGCGGCGGCGGCCCGGGGGCATCTCCAGGCATCGCGGTCGCTGGGGGTGTCCCAGGGGTACATGCTGCGCAACCTGGTCCTGCCCGCCGCCCGGTTCGGGATCCTGGCCGGGTCGATCCTGGGGGTCTCCCGGGCCATGGGCGAGACCATGGCGGTGATGATGGTGGTGGGCAATTCACCCTTGCCGCCCACGGCCCTGCTGGAGCGGGTGCAGCCCATCCCTTCGCTGATCGCCCTGGAGATCGGTTCCGCCCCTCTGGGCAGCCTGCATTATCACGCCCTGTTCGGCGCCGCTCTGGTGCTGTTGTTGATGCTGCTGGCCATCAACCTCTTTTTTTATTTTCTCCGACAACGTTTGAGCGGCTGA
- the apgM gene encoding alkaline phosphatase family protein, which produces MARKCILIMLDGLGDRACPELGHRTPLQAATTPNLDRLATQGANGLYHAAALGQALPSENAHFAIFGYKPDDFPGRGCLETLGAGIELGPKQAAFLAHLVQLRVDSGGALVLEEDQPRTSPEEARQLLAAVAHYRHGEIDLHFQPTHGTSGVLVLSGPVSRFVTDTNTMAAGRPLPDLLPWREYADDPAAGQTAAALRSYLLRVHHTLAAHPVNQARREAGLGAVNGMVTQRGGQWQEVVDFRRHNGLRGLSIASGLVYWGLAAFLGLAVQADQDGDDPGDDLARRLTMAREALADFDFIHVHTKTPDQAAHRKDPAGKVRVIEALDRGLGRVLDDLLADPELVLVVMADHSTPSSGPLIHSGEPVPLLFAGPGVRRDRVNSFDELSVAGGALGLVRGTELMLLVLNYLDRAKLIGTREAPEDQPFWPGDYAPLRLDQPPPPNSPQESLK; this is translated from the coding sequence ATGGCCCGTAAATGCATCTTGATTATGCTTGACGGCCTGGGGGATCGGGCCTGCCCGGAGCTGGGCCACCGTACCCCGCTGCAGGCGGCCACCACCCCCAACCTGGATCGCCTGGCCACCCAGGGGGCCAACGGGCTTTACCATGCCGCCGCCTTAGGCCAGGCCCTGCCCAGTGAAAACGCCCACTTCGCCATCTTCGGTTACAAGCCCGATGATTTTCCCGGCCGGGGCTGCCTGGAGACGCTGGGGGCGGGGATCGAACTGGGTCCCAAACAGGCGGCCTTTCTTGCTCACCTGGTGCAACTGCGGGTGGACAGCGGTGGTGCTTTGGTGCTGGAGGAAGACCAGCCCCGTACCTCGCCCGAGGAGGCGCGGCAACTGCTGGCCGCCGTCGCCCACTACCGACACGGTGAAATCGATCTTCACTTTCAGCCCACCCACGGCACCTCCGGTGTTCTGGTACTCAGCGGCCCGGTCTCCCGCTTTGTCACCGATACCAACACCATGGCGGCGGGGCGACCGCTGCCCGACCTGCTGCCCTGGCGGGAGTATGCCGATGATCCCGCCGCCGGGCAAACCGCCGCCGCCCTGCGCTCCTACCTGCTCCGGGTCCACCACACCCTGGCCGCTCACCCTGTCAACCAGGCCCGGCGGGAAGCCGGCCTGGGCGCGGTTAACGGCATGGTTACCCAGCGGGGTGGCCAGTGGCAAGAGGTGGTCGATTTTCGCCGGCACAACGGGTTAAGGGGGCTGAGCATCGCCTCCGGCCTGGTTTACTGGGGATTGGCGGCATTTCTCGGGCTGGCGGTCCAGGCTGACCAGGATGGTGACGACCCCGGCGACGACCTGGCCCGGCGGCTGACCATGGCCCGGGAAGCCCTGGCCGACTTCGACTTTATCCATGTCCACACCAAAACCCCGGATCAAGCCGCCCACCGCAAGGACCCCGCCGGCAAGGTGCGGGTGATCGAGGCCCTGGATCGCGGCCTGGGGCGGGTGCTTGACGATCTGCTGGCCGATCCCGAGCTGGTGCTGGTGGTGATGGCCGACCACTCCACCCCCAGTAGCGGCCCGCTGATCCATTCCGGCGAACCGGTGCCACTGCTCTTTGCCGGGCCGGGGGTACGGCGGGACCGGGTGAACAGTTTTGACGAGCTCAGCGTGGCCGGCGGCGCCCTGGGACTGGTGCGGGGAACCGAGTTGATGCTGCTGGTGCTCAACTACCTTGACCGGGCCAAGCTGATCGGCACCCGCGAGGCCCCGGAAGATCAACCCTTCTGGCCCGGCGATTACGCCCCGCTGCGCCTGGACCAACCGCCTCCGCCCAACTCGCCCCAGGAATCATTAAAATGA
- a CDS encoding phosphate ABC transporter ATP-binding protein, whose translation MENIIQVNNWHVSCGDTPVLSDINLDFPANRITALIGPSGCGKTTLLKSINRLLEEESQAQTRGRIRLQGQDIAAIPKETLRRRVGIVFQTPTPFPFSIEKNMLYALNYHQQLSREEKKARMLETLRLAGLYDEVKDRLRLSAAKLSGGQQQRLCIARSLTLEPEVLLLDEPCSSLDPRSTARIEETLQLLAQQMAVIIVTHNLAQARRIAHHVAFLNEGLLLEEREATHFFAQPRHEAARQYLAGQLG comes from the coding sequence ATGGAGAACATCATCCAGGTCAACAACTGGCATGTCTCTTGCGGCGACACGCCGGTGCTGAGCGATATCAACCTCGATTTTCCCGCCAACCGGATTACCGCCCTGATCGGTCCTTCCGGGTGCGGCAAGACGACTCTGCTCAAGTCGATAAATCGCCTGTTGGAAGAAGAGTCCCAGGCGCAAACTCGCGGCAGGATTCGTCTGCAGGGGCAGGATATCGCCGCCATCCCCAAAGAGACCCTGCGGCGCCGGGTCGGCATCGTCTTTCAAACCCCGACCCCGTTTCCTTTTTCCATCGAAAAAAATATGCTCTACGCCCTGAACTATCACCAGCAACTGAGCCGGGAAGAAAAAAAGGCGCGCATGCTGGAAACTCTCCGCCTGGCCGGGCTTTACGACGAGGTCAAGGACCGCCTGCGCCTGTCGGCCGCCAAACTCTCCGGCGGCCAGCAGCAGCGCCTGTGCATCGCCCGCTCCCTGACCCTGGAGCCGGAAGTGCTGTTGCTGGATGAACCCTGCTCCTCCCTGGACCCCCGCTCCACCGCCCGGATCGAAGAGACCCTGCAACTGCTGGCCCAGCAAATGGCGGTGATCATTGTCACCCACAACCTGGCCCAGGCCCGGCGGATCGCCCATCATGTGGCCTTCCTTAATGAAGGCCTGCTACTGGAAGAGCGGGAGGCGACGCACTTCTTTGCCCAGCCCCGGCACGAGGCAGCCCGGCAATATCTGGCCGGCCAGCTTGGTTGA
- a CDS encoding rhodanese-like domain-containing protein — MFKYAAMVGALLLVLGVGSAQAFFSFFSGGYQYISAEELNKRLQAGDEMVLLDICPADEFAEGHIPGSIETNAFPTQTAEERKRLSKGLAAMQAGDEDIIIICPGGGGGARRTVDYYVDQGIAKDRIYILEDGLRKWPYETVPKS, encoded by the coding sequence ATGTTTAAGTATGCAGCGATGGTGGGCGCCCTGTTACTGGTGCTGGGGGTGGGGAGCGCCCAGGCCTTTTTCTCTTTCTTCTCTGGTGGCTACCAGTATATTTCCGCCGAGGAACTAAATAAGCGCCTGCAGGCCGGTGATGAGATGGTTTTGCTTGATATCTGCCCGGCGGATGAGTTTGCCGAGGGCCATATCCCCGGCTCCATCGAGACCAACGCCTTTCCTACCCAAACCGCCGAAGAGAGGAAACGTCTTAGTAAAGGACTGGCGGCCATGCAGGCCGGCGATGAGGATATCATTATCATCTGCCCCGGCGGTGGCGGAGGGGCTCGGCGTACCGTGGATTACTATGTGGACCAGGGGATTGCCAAGGATCGGATCTATATCCTGGAAGATGGCTTACGCAAATGGCCCTATGAAACGGTGCCAAAATCCTGA
- a CDS encoding PHP domain-containing protein — protein sequence MLFDLHVHTSHSACSTLELGQILAHAAARGLDGVCLTDHNTMAAGQQVREGIQADGLCVIVGMEYATPQGDFLLFGPFEQLRPGLAAEELLALVDELQGVAVAAHPHRAGRSTAEALVAGGCCRLVEEINGRNSALENQRSQGWLNRYSLAACGGSDAHSLAELGRVVTSFSRPIRKRLDLVGALRAGACRGDWNPRHALNRLAA from the coding sequence ATGCTTTTTGATTTGCACGTTCATACCAGCCATTCAGCCTGCAGCACTCTGGAGTTGGGCCAGATTCTCGCCCATGCCGCAGCCCGGGGCCTGGATGGGGTCTGCCTTACCGACCACAACACCATGGCGGCGGGGCAGCAGGTGCGGGAAGGGATTCAGGCCGACGGCCTCTGTGTCATTGTGGGCATGGAATACGCCACCCCCCAGGGGGATTTTTTGTTGTTCGGGCCCTTTGAGCAATTGCGCCCCGGTTTGGCAGCGGAAGAGCTGCTGGCCCTGGTTGATGAACTGCAAGGAGTGGCGGTGGCCGCCCACCCGCACCGGGCCGGCCGCTCCACCGCCGAGGCCTTGGTTGCCGGCGGCTGCTGCCGATTGGTGGAGGAGATCAACGGTCGCAACTCCGCGTTGGAAAATCAACGGTCGCAGGGGTGGCTTAATCGTTATTCCCTGGCCGCCTGCGGCGGCAGCGACGCCCACAGCCTGGCGGAGCTGGGCCGAGTGGTCACCAGCTTCAGCAGGCCCATCCGCAAACGGCTGGACCTGGTCGGCGCCCTGCGGGCCGGCGCCTGCCGGGGCGACTGGAACCCCCGCCACGCTCTCAACCGCCTGGCGGCCTGA
- a CDS encoding nicotinamide mononucleotide adenylyltransferase encodes MSGKPYQTGVIHGRFQVLHLDHRRYLLAGAALCRHLVVGITNPEPELTRKDPADPERSLPQANPLTYFERYQLVRATLSEAGLSEGYFSIVPLPINLPERYRHYVPLDAVFLLSIFDDWGRRKQAMFQELGLRTHLLWEVPTEEKGLSAGNIRHLMATNQPWQHLVPPAVARLLTTWQIPQRLATLAAAAQPDPEAN; translated from the coding sequence ATGAGCGGCAAACCTTACCAAACCGGGGTGATCCACGGCCGCTTTCAAGTACTGCACCTGGACCACCGCCGCTACCTGCTGGCCGGGGCCGCCCTCTGCCGTCACCTGGTGGTGGGGATCACCAATCCCGAGCCGGAACTCACCCGCAAAGATCCCGCCGATCCGGAGCGGAGTCTGCCCCAGGCCAATCCGCTGACCTATTTCGAACGCTACCAACTGGTACGGGCCACCCTGAGCGAAGCCGGCCTTTCGGAGGGCTATTTTTCCATCGTACCGCTGCCCATCAACCTGCCGGAACGCTACCGGCATTACGTACCGCTGGACGCGGTTTTCCTGCTCAGCATCTTCGATGACTGGGGCCGGCGCAAGCAAGCCATGTTCCAGGAGCTGGGCCTGCGCACCCATCTGCTCTGGGAGGTGCCGACCGAGGAAAAGGGGTTGAGCGCCGGCAATATCCGCCACCTGATGGCGACCAACCAGCCCTGGCAACACCTGGTGCCGCCCGCCGTGGCCCGCCTGCTCACCACCTGGCAAATTCCCCAGCGCCTGGCAACCCTCGCTGCCGCCGCACAACCTGATCCCGAAGCGAACTGA
- a CDS encoding PstA family ABC transporter permease, protein MNRRGIIDWLVNLWLWGSIATVAAIFLLLVGHIVLQGWRAISLEFLFGAPRGMPLGAEGGIFPAIMGSLALAGISLAVASLLGLATALYLQLYCRNPRIVGLIRVVVQCIAGIPSIVLGLFGYALFVVAMGMGYSLLAGGLTLAIMIFPVVAISAEKAIADVRRELIVASHALGVSRSYTFWHIIWPAAKNDIISGILLGTVWALGATPPIMLTAAVLSAPSPTSLLQPVMALPYHLYILTTEQVSVEKAYGTALVLMVLLLLGYALAFLLFGRQRKER, encoded by the coding sequence ATGAACCGTAGAGGAATTATAGATTGGCTGGTTAATCTCTGGCTGTGGGGTTCCATCGCCACCGTGGCGGCGATTTTCCTGCTGCTGGTCGGCCATATCGTGCTCCAGGGGTGGCGCGCCATCAGCCTGGAATTTTTGTTCGGCGCCCCCCGGGGGATGCCGCTGGGGGCGGAAGGGGGAATTTTCCCGGCCATCATGGGCTCCTTGGCCCTGGCCGGAATCAGCTTGGCGGTGGCATCGCTGCTGGGTTTGGCCACCGCCCTTTATCTGCAGCTATACTGCCGCAACCCGCGCATTGTCGGCTTGATCCGGGTGGTGGTTCAGTGTATCGCCGGTATTCCTTCCATCGTGCTGGGGCTTTTTGGCTACGCCCTGTTTGTGGTTGCCATGGGCATGGGCTACTCTTTGCTGGCCGGCGGCCTGACCCTGGCCATCATGATTTTCCCGGTGGTGGCCATTAGCGCCGAAAAGGCGATTGCCGATGTGCGGCGGGAGCTGATTGTGGCCTCCCATGCCCTGGGGGTTTCCAGGTCTTATACCTTCTGGCATATTATCTGGCCGGCGGCTAAAAATGATATTATTTCCGGCATCCTGCTCGGCACCGTTTGGGCCCTGGGCGCCACCCCGCCCATCATGCTCACGGCGGCGGTGCTTTCGGCCCCCTCGCCAACCTCGCTGCTGCAGCCGGTCATGGCGCTGCCTTATCATTTATATATTCTGACCACGGAACAGGTTTCAGTGGAAAAGGCCTACGGCACCGCGCTGGTGCTCATGGTATTGCTGCTGTTGGGCTATGCCCTGGCCTTTCTGCTGTTTGGTCGCCAACGCAAGGAAAGATAA
- a CDS encoding FAD-dependent oxidoreductase → MNAPLAGKNKDSVAPAKPVGAVLVVGGGVAGVQTALDLTPLGYKVYLLEKSSAIGGVMARLDKTFPTNDCSLCILAPKLVEAGRDPNIEIITKAELIGLDGDAGAFTARIRRRPRYIDEEKCTGCGQCAQYCLKLLGDDYNENLSRTSAIRIEYPQAVPTTYHIDDSVCLRLKHNTCGLCTAVCQARAIDFSQQEEILELAVGSVVLAPGFGRVDEEVMRRYGWGQFDDVLTAFEHERLMCASGPTGGEIVRPSDERHPRKIAFLQCIGSRDETCGNNYCSSVCCMYAIKQATLAREHEPEAEITLFYMDIRTHGKGFDAARERAVKENNFRVIYARPPKVEDLFDGKLLLTWSDESGHHNYEKFDLVVLSQGLEALPDAQALATAAGIDLNHYQFAATDHYAPLATSRPGVYVIGAFQGPKDIPDSVTQAGGAAALCAGQLAPARGSATISASFPAETEVAGEEPRVGVFVCHCGINIGGVVKVPSVAEYAATLPHVVYATDNLYSCSQDAQGQLVAAIHEHKLNRLVVAACTPRTHEPLFQATMREAGLNRSLFEMANIRDQCSWVHMHEPEAATAKAKDAVRMAVAKAALLTPLAEQQLPVTPSALVVGGGLAGLTAALAIAEQGFAVTLVERSSRLGGQALKLTADRHGNDTRPTVAELAHRVRKHKLIKVYTGSEVSAVSGYIGSYSSTLNTRNGTVVINHGVVVLATGGRPYQPDQYLHGRSSRVLTQMELEGKLTAKTLPRTWNRMVMIQCAGSRGEDLSYCSRVCCGQALKNALRLKKRRPEMQITVFYRDMRAYGFMEDDYRRARELGVNFIRYQPDNPPRLEKARGVEGPLQVSAFDPLLNEELQLAADLVVLAAGIVPEDPVVLAGMLKTPVTAERFLLEAHVKLQPVDLPVDGAYVCGLIHAPKGMDETIAQAQAAAGRACQPLAKGTITPAPIVSRVETEKCIGCGVCETFCPYKAIRLHKVEKGRKAETVTASCKGCGVCAARCPTLAIDMGRFTFDGIMAQIKAFGQEEGENNV, encoded by the coding sequence ATGAATGCTCCCCTTGCCGGGAAAAACAAGGATAGTGTCGCCCCAGCCAAGCCCGTTGGGGCGGTGCTGGTGGTGGGCGGCGGGGTGGCCGGGGTCCAGACGGCCCTGGACCTAACCCCGCTGGGCTACAAGGTCTATCTGCTGGAGAAGAGCAGCGCCATCGGCGGGGTGATGGCCCGGCTGGACAAGACCTTCCCCACCAACGACTGCTCGCTCTGCATTTTAGCCCCCAAGCTGGTGGAGGCCGGCCGCGACCCCAATATCGAGATCATCACCAAGGCGGAGCTGATCGGCCTCGACGGCGACGCCGGCGCCTTCACCGCCCGCATCCGCCGCCGCCCCCGCTATATCGATGAGGAGAAATGCACCGGCTGCGGCCAGTGCGCCCAGTATTGCCTGAAGCTGCTGGGCGACGACTACAACGAAAACCTGAGCCGCACCAGCGCCATCCGCATCGAATACCCCCAGGCGGTGCCCACGACCTATCATATCGACGACTCGGTCTGCCTGCGCCTCAAGCACAACACCTGCGGCCTTTGCACCGCCGTCTGCCAGGCCCGGGCCATCGACTTCAGCCAGCAGGAAGAGATCCTTGAGCTGGCGGTGGGGTCGGTGGTGCTGGCCCCCGGCTTCGGCCGGGTCGATGAAGAGGTGATGCGCCGCTACGGCTGGGGCCAGTTCGACGACGTGCTGACCGCCTTCGAGCACGAGCGGCTGATGTGCGCCTCCGGACCCACCGGCGGCGAGATCGTCCGCCCCTCCGATGAGCGCCATCCCCGCAAGATCGCCTTCTTGCAATGCATCGGCTCCCGCGATGAGACCTGCGGCAACAATTACTGCTCGTCGGTCTGCTGCATGTACGCGATCAAGCAGGCCACCCTGGCCCGCGAGCACGAGCCGGAGGCGGAAATCACCCTCTTTTACATGGATATCCGCACCCACGGCAAGGGGTTCGACGCGGCCCGGGAACGGGCGGTAAAGGAAAACAACTTCCGGGTGATCTACGCCCGGCCGCCCAAGGTGGAAGATCTCTTCGACGGCAAGCTGCTGCTGACCTGGAGCGATGAATCCGGCCATCATAACTACGAAAAATTCGATCTGGTGGTGCTCTCCCAGGGGCTGGAGGCCCTGCCCGACGCCCAGGCGTTAGCCACCGCCGCCGGAATCGACCTCAACCATTACCAGTTTGCCGCCACCGATCACTACGCCCCGCTGGCCACCAGCCGGCCCGGGGTCTACGTGATCGGCGCCTTCCAAGGGCCCAAGGATATTCCCGATTCGGTCACCCAGGCCGGCGGGGCCGCCGCTCTTTGCGCCGGCCAACTGGCCCCGGCCCGGGGCAGCGCCACCATCAGCGCCTCTTTCCCGGCGGAAACCGAGGTGGCCGGGGAGGAGCCCCGAGTCGGGGTCTTTGTCTGCCATTGCGGGATCAATATCGGTGGGGTGGTCAAGGTGCCGTCGGTGGCCGAATACGCCGCCACCCTGCCCCATGTGGTCTATGCCACAGACAACCTCTACTCCTGCTCCCAGGACGCCCAGGGGCAACTGGTGGCGGCGATCCACGAACACAAATTGAACCGGCTGGTGGTGGCGGCCTGCACCCCGCGCACCCACGAGCCGCTGTTCCAGGCCACCATGCGCGAGGCGGGGCTGAACCGCTCGCTCTTTGAAATGGCCAATATACGCGACCAGTGCTCTTGGGTGCACATGCACGAACCGGAGGCCGCCACCGCCAAGGCCAAGGACGCGGTACGAATGGCGGTGGCCAAGGCGGCCCTGCTGACCCCCCTGGCCGAGCAGCAGTTGCCGGTCACCCCGTCGGCCTTGGTGGTGGGCGGCGGCCTGGCCGGGCTGACCGCCGCCCTGGCCATCGCCGAGCAGGGCTTTGCCGTCACCCTGGTGGAGCGCTCTTCGCGGTTGGGCGGCCAGGCCCTGAAGCTCACCGCCGATCGCCACGGCAACGATACCCGCCCGACGGTGGCGGAACTGGCCCACCGGGTGCGCAAACACAAGTTGATCAAGGTTTACACCGGCAGCGAGGTCAGCGCCGTTTCCGGCTATATCGGCAGCTACAGCAGCACCCTGAACACCAGAAACGGCACCGTGGTGATCAATCACGGGGTGGTGGTACTGGCCACCGGCGGCCGCCCCTACCAGCCCGACCAGTACCTTCACGGTCGGTCATCCAGGGTTCTGACCCAAATGGAGTTGGAAGGAAAGTTGACCGCCAAGACCTTGCCCCGCACCTGGAACCGGATGGTGATGATCCAGTGTGCCGGCTCCCGGGGCGAGGATTTGTCTTATTGCAGCCGGGTCTGCTGCGGCCAGGCCCTGAAGAACGCCCTGCGCCTGAAAAAACGGCGGCCGGAGATGCAGATCACCGTCTTTTACCGCGATATGCGGGCCTACGGCTTCATGGAAGACGACTATCGCCGGGCCCGTGAACTGGGGGTTAATTTTATTCGTTACCAGCCGGATAACCCGCCCCGGCTGGAGAAGGCCCGGGGGGTGGAGGGGCCGCTCCAGGTCAGCGCCTTCGATCCGCTGCTCAACGAGGAGTTGCAACTGGCCGCCGACCTGGTGGTGTTGGCCGCCGGCATCGTCCCCGAAGACCCCGTGGTTTTGGCGGGGATGCTGAAAACCCCGGTCACCGCCGAGCGCTTTCTATTGGAGGCCCATGTCAAGCTGCAACCGGTGGACCTGCCGGTGGACGGCGCCTATGTCTGCGGCCTGATCCACGCCCCCAAGGGGATGGACGAGACCATCGCCCAGGCCCAGGCAGCGGCCGGCCGGGCCTGCCAGCCGCTGGCCAAGGGCACCATCACCCCGGCCCCCATTGTCTCCCGGGTCGAAACCGAAAAATGCATCGGCTGCGGGGTCTGCGAGACCTTTTGTCCCTACAAGGCGATCCGGCTGCACAAGGTGGAAAAGGGGCGCAAGGCGGAGACGGTGACCGCTTCCTGCAAAGGCTGCGGGGTCTGCGCCGCCCGCTGCCCGACCCTGGCCATCGATATGGGCCGCTTCACCTTTGACGGCATCATGGCGCAGATTAAGGCCTTTGGCCAGGAAGAAGGAGAAAACAATGTCTGA
- a CDS encoding phosphate ABC transporter substrate-binding protein produces the protein MGVKLTRGIMLLLLVPLLSLLLACDQQEQEQPAAAFNGTIFFAGSSTLAVVIAQIGEQFTRTYATWDQVDATLPAEKIRINVITGGSGAGARAVLDGTADFGMVGREVRDSERTAMSNYQSLTVGIDALLLATHQDNPLAGRRHDLTAAEVRRIFSGEISHWQEFNPELPAEEIVLLVRDVGGGAHSVFQNSVMGQTEVSNRAVQAPTMTALVPRLAGNRRAIGYASYSVAEAYGKQLAVFSLDGVEPSVENIINGDYPVSRPLILLWNHELSVAERALLDYIRSDAGIWIIRELGYLPAI, from the coding sequence ATGGGTGTTAAATTGACTCGCGGTATCATGCTGTTGCTTTTAGTACCGTTATTGAGCCTGCTGCTTGCCTGCGACCAACAAGAGCAAGAACAGCCGGCGGCGGCATTCAACGGCACCATTTTTTTCGCCGGCTCTTCCACCCTGGCCGTTGTCATTGCCCAGATTGGGGAACAGTTCACCCGGACCTACGCCACCTGGGACCAAGTGGACGCAACTCTGCCGGCAGAGAAGATTCGAATCAACGTGATCACCGGTGGCTCCGGCGCCGGCGCTCGAGCGGTGCTGGACGGTACCGCCGATTTCGGCATGGTGGGCCGGGAAGTGCGAGACAGCGAGCGGACGGCCATGTCCAACTACCAATCGCTGACCGTGGGCATTGATGCCCTGTTGCTTGCCACCCACCAGGACAATCCGCTGGCCGGCCGACGCCACGACCTGACCGCGGCGGAGGTGAGGCGGATATTTTCCGGGGAGATCAGCCACTGGCAGGAATTCAACCCCGAGCTGCCGGCCGAAGAGATCGTGCTGCTGGTAAGAGACGTGGGCGGTGGCGCCCACAGCGTGTTTCAAAACAGCGTCATGGGCCAGACGGAAGTGAGCAACCGGGCCGTGCAGGCACCCACCATGACCGCTCTGGTGCCCCGCCTGGCCGGCAATCGCCGGGCCATCGGCTATGCTTCCTACAGCGTGGCCGAGGCTTACGGCAAGCAACTGGCAGTATTCAGCCTGGACGGGGTTGAGCCTTCGGTGGAAAATATCATCAACGGTGACTACCCGGTTTCCCGGCCGCTGATTTTACTTTGGAACCATGAGCTGTCCGTCGCCGAGCGAGCATTGCTCGATTATATCCGCTCCGATGCCGGGATCTGGATTATCCGGGAGCTGGGCTATTTGCCGGCAATTTAA